A single window of Acidimicrobiales bacterium DNA harbors:
- the coaX gene encoding type III pantothenate kinase translates to MLLVIDAGNTHTVVGLYEPTDGSPGGLRPEDGLLDHWRIATRAERTSDELATMLQGFLDLRGESLRDDIEGVAICSGVPRVLASLREMTSSYIGCEPVVVEPGVRTGLAILYENPKEVGADRIANAVAAFDLFGGPTVVVDFGTATTCDAVSAKGEYLGGAIAPGIEISLDALFGRAAALRAVELREPRSVLGKSTVESIRSGTVYGFAAQVDGLCRRIVDELGECRVVATGGLAELIAPYSETIEQIEPWLTLHGLRLIYAKNT, encoded by the coding sequence TTGCTCCTCGTCATCGACGCAGGTAACACGCACACGGTCGTAGGGCTGTACGAACCGACAGACGGGTCCCCCGGAGGACTCCGCCCTGAAGACGGGTTGCTGGACCATTGGCGGATCGCCACACGCGCGGAGAGAACCTCCGACGAGTTGGCCACGATGCTGCAGGGCTTCCTGGATCTCAGAGGCGAATCCCTGCGTGACGACATCGAAGGGGTGGCGATCTGCTCGGGCGTCCCGCGAGTGCTCGCCTCACTGAGGGAAATGACCAGCTCGTACATCGGTTGCGAACCGGTCGTGGTGGAACCTGGGGTGAGGACCGGTCTGGCGATCCTCTACGAGAATCCGAAGGAAGTGGGTGCGGATCGCATCGCGAACGCCGTCGCAGCCTTCGACCTCTTCGGCGGCCCTACGGTCGTCGTGGACTTCGGAACCGCGACGACGTGTGATGCCGTCTCCGCAAAGGGCGAATACCTCGGTGGCGCCATCGCCCCCGGAATCGAGATATCTCTCGACGCCCTCTTCGGAAGGGCAGCCGCTCTGCGGGCCGTCGAGCTCAGGGAGCCACGCAGCGTGCTCGGAAAGAGCACCGTCGAGTCGATCAGGTCCGGCACGGTGTACGGCTTCGCCGCGCAGGTAGACGGCCTCTGTAGGCGGATCGTCGACGAATTGGGCGAATGCAGAGTGGTGGCCACCGGCGGCCTGGCCGAGCTGATCGCACCATATTCAGAAACGATCGAGCAGATCGAGCCCTGGCTGACGCTGCACGGTCTCAGACTCATCTACGCGAAGAACACCTGA
- the panD gene encoding aspartate 1-decarboxylase yields the protein MRRRMLKSKVHRATVTGADLNYVGSITLDPVLMESADILEYEQVHVLDVDNGARFETYAIAGLRGSGDVCVNGAAARLVQPGDRVIILTYADYEEAELENHQPKVLHVDSANRPIPEHLARALATPDRSGRVVYREVAAG from the coding sequence ATGCGGCGGCGAATGCTCAAGTCGAAGGTACATCGCGCAACCGTCACGGGTGCCGATCTGAACTACGTGGGTTCGATCACGTTGGACCCGGTGCTCATGGAGAGCGCAGACATCCTCGAGTACGAGCAAGTCCACGTGTTGGACGTAGACAACGGGGCGCGCTTCGAGACGTACGCCATCGCAGGGCTGCGGGGCTCGGGAGACGTGTGTGTAAACGGGGCAGCCGCTCGTCTGGTTCAACCTGGGGATCGGGTGATCATCCTCACCTATGCAGACTACGAAGAAGCGGAACTGGAGAACCACCAGCCGAAGGTGCTGCACGTCGACTCGGCGAACCGACCGATACCAGAGCACCTCGCCAGAGCCCTGGCGACTCCGGACCGCTCCGGAAGGGTGGTGTATCGGGAAGTAGCCGCCGGTTGA
- a CDS encoding pantoate--beta-alanine ligase: MIVLHTIRDLRETLEGVRARGGVVGLVPTMGYLHEGHLSLMRRSVEECDFTVATIFVNPLQFAPGEDYDRYPRDPEGDSDKARSAGVDVLFMPPVEEMYPRPVKTTVHVDVAVGFMESAARPTHFDGVATVVAKLFAIVGPCRAYFGEKDFQQLVIVRRMAHDLSFPVEVVGCPIVREPDGLAASSRNVYLNVEQRSAATVLYRALCEGVEAIRRGERDAEQVRRVMAEVVSREPSAELDYAEVVDPETLERCDRLEGEVRLLIAVRLGDTRLLDNLGVVVPEGTATG; the protein is encoded by the coding sequence GTGATCGTCCTCCACACGATTCGGGATCTGCGGGAGACACTCGAAGGGGTACGTGCCCGCGGGGGTGTGGTCGGACTCGTCCCCACCATGGGATACCTCCACGAAGGCCATCTGTCGCTGATGCGTCGGTCCGTCGAGGAGTGCGACTTCACGGTCGCGACGATCTTCGTGAACCCGCTGCAGTTCGCCCCTGGGGAAGACTACGACCGGTACCCGAGAGATCCGGAGGGCGACTCCGACAAGGCGAGGTCGGCCGGTGTCGACGTGCTGTTCATGCCCCCGGTCGAGGAGATGTATCCCCGCCCCGTGAAAACCACGGTGCACGTGGATGTCGCGGTCGGGTTCATGGAGTCGGCCGCCAGACCGACTCACTTCGACGGCGTTGCGACGGTGGTCGCGAAGCTCTTCGCGATCGTGGGTCCTTGCCGGGCTTACTTCGGCGAAAAGGACTTCCAGCAGCTCGTGATAGTCCGTCGTATGGCCCATGATCTCTCGTTCCCAGTAGAGGTCGTCGGATGCCCGATAGTGCGCGAACCAGACGGCCTGGCCGCTTCGAGCAGGAACGTCTACCTGAACGTCGAGCAGCGGAGTGCCGCGACCGTGCTGTACAGGGCGCTCTGTGAGGGTGTGGAGGCGATCCGGCGGGGTGAGCGCGACGCGGAGCAGGTGAGACGGGTGATGGCCGAGGTGGTGAGCCGTGAGCCGAGTGCCGAGCTCGACTACGCGGAGGTGGTCGATCCCGAGACTCTGGAGCGATGCGATCGCCTGGAGGGCGAGGTACGTCTTCTCATTGCAGTGCGCTTGGGAGACACGCGACTGTTGGATAACCTTGGAGTTGTAGTACCCGAAGGCACGGCGACCGGTTGA
- the nadB gene encoding L-aspartate oxidase: protein MASGQPSAAVRTPLDHLDLLVVGSGVTGLSAAVRAVRAHRMRVGVLTKGPLDQATTRWAQGGVAAVLAGDPDSTDLHLADTLAAGDGLCDAEAVRVMVEEGPSRVEELIALGVAFDKDTEGRYLRAREGGHSRARILHAGGAATGAELERALVEAVRSEVSVLLEGWLAVELLVECGRCVGVVALSPEGRLEELRARHVLLATGGAGQLYAVTTNPPECTGDGVAMAIRAGVSVADLEFVQFHPTALWHSASPRPLLSEALRGHGAVLRDKHGRRFVDELSPRDTVARAMAATMREQETEHLWLDATGVPDLPRRFPTIAAELSSVGIDPTVDWIPVAPAAHYLCGGVLTDLDGATTLPGLWAAGEAACTGVHGANRLASNSLLEGMVFGFRVVEAIEAGFEGPRATGAMRSVLDPPSAEIPVRRLAIPDAAFLSRAGAACRTSSPGEDSHPDRLRHLQSVMSTLAGVLRNEEGLAAAAEEIRSSCGSLPPAVDRSSIESVNLHTLAACVVTAAIERRETRGCHSREDHPHRDDDLFRVRFVVGGPVG, encoded by the coding sequence GTGGCGTCGGGCCAACCATCGGCTGCGGTTCGGACGCCTCTGGATCACTTGGATCTCTTGGTGGTAGGGAGCGGGGTCACAGGCCTGTCTGCGGCGGTCAGAGCCGTGCGGGCCCATCGGATGAGAGTCGGCGTGCTCACCAAGGGACCGTTGGATCAGGCCACGACACGTTGGGCGCAGGGTGGCGTGGCAGCGGTGCTCGCGGGCGATCCCGACTCGACCGACCTTCATCTGGCCGACACTCTCGCCGCCGGCGACGGGCTGTGCGACGCCGAAGCCGTGCGGGTGATGGTGGAGGAGGGGCCGTCCCGGGTCGAGGAGCTGATCGCGCTGGGTGTCGCCTTCGACAAAGACACGGAAGGCCGGTACCTGCGGGCGAGGGAGGGCGGCCATTCGAGAGCCCGGATCCTCCACGCCGGTGGTGCCGCCACAGGCGCCGAGCTGGAGAGGGCGCTCGTGGAAGCGGTGAGGAGCGAGGTGTCGGTGCTCCTGGAGGGATGGCTCGCGGTGGAACTGTTGGTCGAGTGCGGACGGTGTGTCGGCGTGGTGGCGTTGTCGCCGGAGGGTCGTCTCGAGGAGTTGAGGGCACGCCACGTCCTGCTCGCCACCGGTGGTGCAGGGCAGCTGTATGCCGTCACCACCAACCCGCCGGAATGCACGGGAGACGGAGTCGCCATGGCGATCCGAGCGGGTGTGTCGGTCGCGGACCTCGAATTCGTGCAGTTCCATCCGACGGCTCTCTGGCATTCCGCATCGCCCCGACCTCTGCTCTCCGAGGCTCTGCGCGGTCACGGAGCCGTGCTCCGCGACAAGCACGGGCGAAGGTTCGTCGACGAGCTGTCACCGCGTGACACGGTGGCCCGTGCGATGGCGGCCACCATGCGCGAGCAGGAGACCGAGCACCTCTGGCTGGATGCGACAGGCGTACCCGATCTCCCTCGACGTTTTCCGACCATCGCCGCGGAGTTGAGCAGCGTCGGGATCGATCCCACGGTCGACTGGATCCCAGTCGCGCCCGCGGCCCACTACCTGTGTGGGGGCGTGTTGACGGACCTCGACGGGGCCACCACCCTGCCGGGCCTCTGGGCGGCAGGCGAGGCCGCTTGCACCGGCGTACACGGTGCGAACCGGTTGGCTTCGAACTCTCTGCTGGAGGGCATGGTCTTCGGCTTTCGTGTCGTCGAGGCCATCGAGGCGGGATTCGAGGGGCCCCGGGCCACGGGCGCGATGCGATCCGTGTTGGATCCACCGTCCGCGGAGATACCGGTCCGACGCCTCGCCATCCCTGATGCAGCCTTCCTGTCCAGAGCCGGTGCCGCCTGCCGGACGTCGTCTCCCGGTGAGGACTCACACCCGGACCGGCTCAGACACTTGCAGTCGGTGATGTCGACGCTCGCAGGCGTGCTCAGGAACGAAGAGGGTCTGGCGGCTGCCGCGGAGGAGATTCGCTCGTCATGCGGGTCGCTGCCGCCGGCCGTCGACCGGTCGTCGATCGAATCAGTCAACCTGCACACCCTCGCCGCGTGCGTGGTCACGGCTGCAATCGAGCGACGCGAGACGCGTGGTTGTCACAGTCGAGAGGACCATCCTCACAGGGACGACGACCTGTTTCGCGTCCGCTTCGTGGTCGGGGGCCCGGTGGGCTGA
- the nadC gene encoding nicotinate-nucleotide diphosphorylase (carboxylating) produces MMDGIGRSRLYPPLHEVRRAVARALEEDLGAVGDVTSALVEPAVRATGVIVPRNDGVLAGTLCVDEAFRSVDPTVTIRWAARDGDRVTAGMPVATVEGPLSSILTAERTALNFLCHLSGVATATRTMVDAAAGRLLVLDTRKTIPGLRALQKAAVRAGGGANHRSDLSEAVLVKDNHRAGMSIREAVEAARTRWPTKRVQVECDDESDVEEALRAGADAVLLDNMSPELISRCVERVRDVAGGRCFVEVSGGVTPENVRTFVATGADAISTSVITMSARALDIGLDLERVEKSGSEVDRNGR; encoded by the coding sequence GTGATGGACGGCATCGGCCGTTCGCGGTTGTACCCGCCGTTGCACGAGGTGCGTCGAGCCGTCGCCCGGGCACTGGAGGAAGATCTGGGAGCGGTCGGTGACGTCACGAGCGCCCTTGTGGAACCCGCCGTCAGAGCGACCGGGGTGATCGTACCCCGCAATGACGGCGTGCTGGCCGGCACGCTGTGTGTGGACGAGGCCTTCCGGAGCGTGGACCCGACCGTGACGATCCGGTGGGCAGCCCGGGACGGGGACCGCGTCACCGCCGGCATGCCCGTTGCGACAGTAGAAGGACCGCTCTCCTCGATCCTCACGGCGGAGAGGACGGCACTGAACTTCCTCTGCCACCTGTCCGGCGTCGCCACCGCCACGAGGACGATGGTGGATGCCGCAGCCGGTCGACTGCTCGTGCTGGACACGCGCAAGACCATCCCCGGTTTGCGCGCGTTGCAGAAGGCGGCGGTGAGGGCGGGAGGAGGTGCCAACCATCGCAGTGATCTCTCCGAAGCCGTCCTCGTCAAGGACAACCACCGGGCCGGGATGTCCATCAGGGAAGCAGTGGAGGCCGCCCGTACCCGATGGCCCACGAAGCGAGTGCAGGTCGAGTGCGACGACGAGAGCGACGTCGAAGAGGCACTCCGGGCGGGCGCCGACGCGGTTCTGCTGGACAACATGTCGCCGGAGCTCATATCGCGATGCGTCGAACGGGTGCGAGACGTCGCCGGAGGCCGGTGCTTCGTCGAGGTGAGCGGTGGGGTGACCCCCGAGAACGTGCGCACCTTCGTCGCCACGGGCGCCGACGCGATCTCGACCAGTGTCATCACCATGTCCGCGAGAGCACTGGACATAGGCCTCGACCTCGAGAGGGTCGAGAAGTCGGGGTCGGAGGTCGACCGGAACGGGAGGTGA
- the folE gene encoding GTP cyclohydrolase 1, with protein sequence MSIDLKRIERAVREILIAIGEDPDREGIRDTPARVARMYEEIFSGLTESPDHHLQVTFAADHDEMVMVRDIPMVSVCEHHLTPFIGKAHVAYIPNEDGRITGLSKLARLVDAYARRPQVQERLTTQIADEIEKTLEPRGVLVVIEAEHLCMSMRGVRKPGATTVTSAVRGLFRDSEATRMEAMRLISGSR encoded by the coding sequence ATGAGCATCGACTTGAAGCGGATCGAGCGGGCGGTGAGGGAGATCCTGATCGCCATCGGGGAGGATCCCGACCGCGAGGGGATCAGGGACACCCCCGCGCGCGTGGCCCGGATGTACGAAGAGATCTTCTCCGGACTCACGGAGAGCCCGGATCACCACCTGCAGGTCACCTTCGCGGCCGACCACGACGAGATGGTGATGGTGAGGGACATACCGATGGTGTCCGTGTGCGAGCACCATCTGACACCCTTCATAGGGAAGGCTCACGTCGCGTACATCCCGAACGAGGACGGGCGCATAACGGGCTTGTCCAAGCTGGCGCGCCTCGTCGACGCGTACGCCAGGCGACCGCAGGTCCAAGAGCGCCTCACCACCCAGATAGCGGACGAGATCGAGAAGACCCTCGAGCCCAGGGGTGTCCTGGTGGTCATCGAGGCGGAGCACCTCTGCATGTCGATGCGCGGAGTCCGTAAGCCGGGAGCCACCACGGTGACCTCCGCTGTGAGGGGATTGTTCAGGGACTCGGAGGCCACCCGTATGGAGGCGATGCGTCTGATCAGCGGAAGTCGGTGA
- a CDS encoding dihydropteroate synthase, with protein sequence MSSPLASGHVTPLVMGVLNVTPDSFSDGGQYLDPNTAYERGVEMFEQGAAIVDVGGESTRPGAEPVPVDEELRRVIPVIERLADHGRVSVDTRKEKVAREAVAAGATLINDVSASLWNVAAECSVGWVAMHMRGEPRTMQDHPTYREVVCEVRDFLVERAEAARRAGVEEVWIDPGIGFGKLPHHNLMLLKHVGVLVESGFPVLVGTSRKSFIGLLHSESDRSGEPPPPTDRLEGSIATAVWALLKGARMVRVHDVEATVQAVRVIAGRVPGDVDQEEGAL encoded by the coding sequence ATGAGCAGTCCACTAGCCTCGGGGCACGTGACGCCTCTGGTCATGGGCGTGCTGAACGTCACACCAGACTCATTTTCCGACGGCGGTCAATACCTGGATCCCAACACCGCATACGAGCGCGGCGTCGAGATGTTCGAGCAGGGAGCCGCGATCGTGGACGTCGGAGGAGAGTCGACGCGCCCGGGGGCCGAGCCGGTTCCGGTCGACGAGGAGCTGCGGAGGGTCATTCCCGTGATCGAGAGACTCGCCGATCACGGTCGCGTCTCCGTGGACACGCGCAAGGAGAAGGTGGCTCGTGAGGCCGTGGCCGCAGGAGCGACTCTCATCAACGACGTGTCCGCATCTCTTTGGAACGTGGCGGCCGAGTGTTCGGTCGGTTGGGTCGCGATGCACATGCGGGGCGAGCCGCGCACGATGCAGGACCACCCCACCTATCGCGAAGTGGTGTGCGAGGTGCGCGACTTTCTCGTGGAGCGAGCCGAGGCTGCTCGCAGAGCCGGCGTCGAAGAGGTCTGGATCGACCCTGGGATCGGCTTCGGGAAGCTGCCTCACCACAACCTGATGCTGTTGAAGCACGTCGGGGTGCTGGTGGAGTCCGGATTTCCCGTGCTCGTCGGCACGTCACGCAAGAGCTTCATCGGGCTTCTGCATTCGGAGTCAGATCGCTCCGGCGAACCACCTCCCCCCACCGACCGATTGGAGGGATCGATCGCCACCGCGGTCTGGGCGCTGCTGAAGGGTGCTCGGATGGTTCGTGTCCACGACGTGGAGGCGACGGTCCAGGCAGTGCGCGTGATCGCCGGACGGGTTCCCGGAGACGTGGATCAGGAGGAGGGGGCACTCTGA
- a CDS encoding geranylgeranyl pyrophosphate synthase — translation MSIHAQVSASRIVPVVALTDALSRVPGFREAMTRVESRLLEAVRSEDDFLTEVASHLIHAGGKRLRPAFAVAAAHCHQSEIGAGSESERIWSAAVSVELVHLGSLYHDDVMDDAVTRRRVESVNARWGNLRAILAGDFLLARASELAAGLGDGIAGMLAGTIARLCEGQIRELQDAFNVDRTEQGYFRSIEGKTASLFETSLRVGAMVSRLPPGEVESLGAFGRAFGMAFQVVDDILDVVASEEELGKPAGNDLVEGVYTLPVIRALSRETDGSLRSLLGRPLTTEERDQARILIRESGVISDCLDVARKHVELARAHLSRVVDGPVRKALEDTAAALLHSVPAVV, via the coding sequence GTGTCGATTCACGCGCAGGTCTCCGCATCCCGTATCGTGCCTGTCGTGGCGCTCACCGACGCCCTCTCCCGCGTTCCCGGCTTCCGCGAGGCGATGACGCGGGTCGAGTCCAGGCTCCTCGAAGCGGTGAGGTCGGAAGACGACTTCCTCACGGAGGTCGCGAGTCATCTGATCCACGCCGGAGGGAAGCGTCTGCGGCCCGCCTTCGCCGTCGCCGCGGCCCACTGCCACCAAAGCGAGATCGGTGCAGGGTCCGAATCCGAACGGATCTGGTCTGCCGCGGTGTCGGTCGAGCTCGTGCACCTGGGCTCGCTCTACCACGACGACGTGATGGACGACGCCGTGACGCGACGTCGTGTCGAGTCGGTGAACGCTCGTTGGGGGAACCTGAGGGCGATCCTGGCCGGAGACTTCCTGTTGGCTCGCGCCTCGGAGCTGGCCGCCGGGCTCGGAGACGGCATCGCGGGCATGCTCGCCGGGACGATCGCGCGACTGTGCGAAGGGCAGATCAGGGAGCTGCAGGACGCCTTCAACGTCGACAGGACCGAGCAGGGGTACTTCAGGTCCATCGAGGGGAAGACCGCCTCTCTGTTCGAGACGTCGCTACGTGTCGGGGCGATGGTGAGCCGGCTCCCTCCAGGAGAAGTCGAGAGTCTCGGAGCTTTCGGGCGGGCATTCGGAATGGCGTTCCAGGTCGTCGACGACATCCTCGACGTCGTCGCGTCCGAGGAAGAACTGGGCAAGCCTGCAGGCAACGACCTGGTCGAAGGTGTCTACACCCTGCCCGTGATCCGAGCGCTGTCGCGCGAGACGGACGGGTCGTTGCGCTCGCTGCTCGGACGGCCTCTCACGACAGAGGAACGCGACCAGGCGCGGATCCTGATCAGAGAGAGCGGTGTCATATCCGACTGCTTGGACGTGGCGCGCAAACACGTCGAACTGGCGCGAGCGCACCTGAGTCGGGTCGTCGACGGCCCGGTGAGGAAGGCACTCGAGGACACGGCTGCGGCACTACTGCACTCGGTCCCGGCCGTCGTCTGA